The Microcella flavibacter DNA segment CGACCGACTCGCGCGGGCTCATGCACTGCCTGTGGGAGATCATCGACAACTCGGTCGATGAGGCGCTCGGCGGGCACGGCTCATCGATCGAGGTCATCCTGCACGCCGACCAGAGTGTCGAGGTGCGCGACCGCGCCCGCGGCATCCCCGTCGACATCGAGCCCAAGACGGGGCTCTCGGGCGTCGAGGTCGTCTTCACGAAGCTGCACGCCGGCGGCAAGTTCGGCTCCGGCTCCTACGCGGCCTCCGGCGGACTGCACGGCGTCGGCGCCTCGGTCGTCAACGCCCTCTCCGAGCGACTCGACGTCGAGGTCGACCGCGCCGGCCGCACCTGGGCGATGTCGTTCCACCGCGGCGAGCCCGGCATCTTCGACGACGGTCCTGAGGGCCCGCGCCCCGACGCGCCCTTCACGCCCTTCGTCTCGAACAGCGTGCTGCGCGACGTCGGGAAGGTGGCGAAGGCGACCACCGGCACGCGCATCCGGTACTGGGCCGACCCGCAGATCTTCACCCGCGGGGCCGCCTTCCAGACCGAGGACCTCGTCGGGCGCGCCCGGCAGACCGCCTTCCTGGTGCCGGGCCTGCGCATCTCCATCGCCGACGAACGGGGGGATGCGCCGAGCACCGAGACCTTCGAGTACGCGGGCGGCATCAGCGAGTACGCCGAGTACCTCGCCGCCGACGCCCCCCTCACCGACACCTGGCGCATCACCGGCACGGGCACCTTCACCGAGACGGTGCCCGTGCTGCAGGCCAACGGGCACATGGTGCCGACCGAGCTCGAGCGCGAGTGCGTCGTCGACATCGCCCTCCGCTGGGGCACCGGGTACGAGACCGTGCTGAAGAGCTACGTCAACATCATCGCCACGCCGAAGGGCGGCACCCACCAGGCCGGCTTCGAGCAGGGGCTGCTGAAGCTCCTGCGCGCCGAGGTGGAGAAGAACGCGCGCCGTCTGAAGGCGGGCTCGGACAAGCTGGAGAAGGACGACGTGCTCGCGGGCCTCACCGCGGTGCTCACCGTGCGCATCCCCGAGCCGCAGTTCGAGGGTCAGACGAAGGAGATCCTCGGCACGCCCGGAGCGCGCTCCATCGTCGCCGCGGTGCTGACGAGCGCGCTGAAGGAGCGCTTCGCCTCGCCGAAGCGCGACGACAAGGCGCAGACCTCGCTCGTGCTCGACAAGGTCGTCTCCGAGATGAAGAGCCGCATCTCGGCCCGCGCCCACAAGGAGACCCAGCGGCGCAAGAACGCCCTCGAGAGCTCGTCCCTGCCGGCCAAGCTCGTCGACTGCCGCTCGAACGACGTGGAGAACAGCGAGCTGTTCATCGTCGAGGGCGACAGCGCGCTCGGCACCGCGAAGCTCGGGCGCGACAGCGAGTACCAGGCGCTGCTGCCCATCCGCGGCAAGATCCTCAACGTGCAGAAGGCCTCGGTGAGCGACATGCTCTCGAACGCCGAGTGCGCCTCGATCATCCAGGTCATCGGCGCCGGCTCGGGCCGCACCTTCGACCTCGCGCAGGCCCGCTACGGCAAGGTCATCATCATGGCCGACGCCGACGTCGACGGCGCCCACATCCGCACGCTGCTGCTCACCCTCTTCTTCCGCTACATGCGCCCCATGATCGACGAGGGCCGCGTCTTCGCCGCCGTGCCGCCGCTGCACCGGGTCGTCGTCATGAACCCCGGCTCGAAGCCGAACGAGACGATCTACACCTACAGCGAGAAGGAGCTGCAGGGCGTGCTCGCCGCCCTGAAGAAGTCGGGCAAGCGGTACCAGGACCCGATCCAGCGCTACAAGGGCCTCGGCGAGATGGACGCCGACCAGCTCGCCGACACGACGATGAGCCGCCGCCACCGCACCCTGCGCCGCGTCCGCGTCAGCGACGCCGAGATGTCGTCGAAGGTCTTCGAGCTGCTCATGGGCAACGAGGTCGCGCCCCGCAAGGACTTCATCATCGCCGGGCAGGGCCTCGACCGGGATCGCATCGACGTCTGAGCGCCGAATGGATGCTCCGCTCGCGGTGAGCGGAGCATCCCGCCTCACCGCCCTCAGGCGATCGGCGAGCCGATCGACCCGATCACGGCGTCGAGCGGCGTGCCCGAGCCGTCGCGGCGGGCGCCGCCCTCGGGCAGCGTTCGCGCGGCGCCGTCGGGCCCGACCGCGAGAGGGACCGCTCCGACCCAGGCGAGCTGCAGCGCGTCCTCGCCCTTGAGGAACGCGTGGCAGCGTACGCCGCCGGTCGCGCGGCCCTTGCCGGGGAACTCGGAGAAGTCGCTGACCTTGGCGCGGCCGGGATCGGTGCCCGCGATGGTCTGGCTCGATCCGGACACCGTGACGACGGTCGCCGCCGTTGGGTCGACGACCGAGAAGTGCACGACGCGCGCACCGGCGCCGAGCTTGACGCCGGCCATGCCGCCGGCGGGCATCCCCTGGGGGCGCACCTGCTCGGCACCGAAGTGCAGCAGCTGCGCATCCGAGGTGACGAAGACGAGCTCGCGGTCGTCGGGCGCGGGGGCGGCGCCGACGACCTCGTCGCCGGCCTTCAGGGCGATGACCTCGCCCTCCGGCTTCGGCGGGTAGGCGCCCGGGGTCACCCGCTTGACGACGCCGTCGCGCGTGCCGATCGCGAGGGGGGCGGGATGCGCGGGGTCGACGATCGCGACGATCGACTCCGTCGCGTCCGTGAGCCCGATGTAGTCGCGCAGACGCGTGCCGGCCGCCAGCTGCATGGAGTTGGCGGGCACGCCCGGCAGGCCGACGGGCGTGAAGCGCACGAAGCGGCCGCGCGAGGTGATCGCGACGAGGTCGCCGCGGGCGGTCGTGTCGACGGCGCTGAGGATGGCGTCGTGCTTGCTGCGCCGGGCGGGCGGGGTGAGCGGGGCATCCTCGCCGAGGTCGACGCGCACCGCGCGGCCCGTCGTCGACAGGAGCACCCGGCAGGGCGAGTCGGCGATCTCGAGCAGGGGCGCCGCCCCGCGCGATCGCGGCGCCGCGATGGATGCGCTGGCCTCGGTGAGCAGCGTGCGGCGAGGGGTCCCGAAGCGCTCGGCGGTGGCCTCGAGCTCGTCGCCCACGACCGCCCGCACCCGCTGCGGATCGCCGAGCAGCGTCTCGAGCTCGGCGATCTCGGCGCGCAGCTGATCGCGTTCGGCCTCGAGCTCGATGCGGCTGAAGCGGGTCAGGCGGCGCAGCCGCAGCTCGAGGATGTAGTCGCTCTGCAGGGTCGACAGGTCGAACACGCTCATGAGCCTCTGCCGCGCCTGGTCGGCGTCGTCGGAGGCGCGGATGACCTGGATGACCTCGTCGATGTCGAGGATCGCGACGAGCAGCCCTTCGACGAGGTGCAGGCGCTCGCGCCGGCGGTCGAGGCGGTAGCGGCTGCGGCGCGTGACGACGCGGATGCGGTGGTCGACGTAGACCTGCAGCAGCTCCCGCAGGCCGAGGGTCTGCGGCCGGCCGTCGACCAGGGCCACGGCGTTGATCGAGAAGCCGTCCTCGAGGGGCGTGTACCGGTAGAGCTGCTCGAGCACGGCGTCCGGGCTGAAGCCCGTCTTGATGCCGATCACGAGGCGCAGCCCGTGGGTGCGGTCGGTCAGGTCGGTGACGTCGCTGATGCCGGCGAGCTTCTTCGACTGCACGCCGTCCTTGATCTTCTCGATCACCTTCTCGGGGCCGACGAGGTACGGCAGCTCGGTGACGACGATGCCGGTCTTGCGCGCGGTGATGGGCTCGATCGACACCTTGGCCCGCGTCTTGAACGAGCCGCGGCCGGTCGCGTAAGCGTCCTTGATGCCGTCGAGGCCGATGATCGTGCCGCCGGTCGGCAGGTCGGGGCCGGGCACGTAGGCCATCAGCTCGTCGAGTGAGGCCCCGGGGTTGTCCAGCAGGTGCCGCGCGGCCCCGACGACCTCGATGAGGTTGTGCGGGGCCATGTTCGTCGCCATGCCGACGGCGATGCCGCTCGCGCCGTTGACGAGCAGGGCGGGGAAGGCTGCGGGCAGCACCTCGGGCTGCAGCAGCTGGTTGTCGTAGTTGGGCACGAAGTCGACGACGTCCTCGCCGAGGTCGTCGACCATCGCCATCGCGGGCGGGGCCATGCGGGCCTCGGTGTAGCGGGCGGCGGCCGGGCCGTCGTCGAGCGAGCCGAAGTTGCCGTGCCCGTCGACGAGCGGCACGCGCAGGGTGAAGTCCTGCGCGAGGCGCACGAGCGCGTCGTAGATGGCGGTGTCGCCGTGCGGGTGCAGCTTGCCCATGACCTCGCCGACTACGCGCGCCGACTTGACGTGCCCGCGGTCGGGCCGCAGCCCCATCTCGCTCATCATGTAGAGGATGCGTCGCTGCACGGGCTTGAGGCCGTCGCGCGCATCGGGCAGAGCGCGGGAGTAGATGACCGAGTACGCGTACTCGAGGAACGAGCCCTGCATCTCGTCGTTCAGATCGACGTCGTCGATGCGTTCGCCGAGGGGCTCGTCGGTGCTGGCAGGGGACGATCGGGGCGCAGGAGGGGGAGTCATAGGATGGCCCCCATGCTACCGGCGAGGGGGGCGCAGACCCCGTCACTGCGGCACGTGCTCGCGGGCGCGTCGGCCTCCCTCACGGGCGGGCAGTCGCTGCTCTCCCTGCCTCCCGCGCGCAGCGCCGCCGTGGTGCTCGTCGACGGCCTGGGCTCGGCGCCGCTCGGCGCTCGCGCGGGGCATGCGCGGCGGATGCTCGCCGCGGTGCCCAAGAAGGGCGGGAGCATCCACTCGGGCTTCCCTCCACCACCTCGTCGGCGCTCGCGAGCCTCACCACCGGCCTGCTGCCGGGCGAGCACGGGCTGACGGGCTACAGCGCGGTGGATGCCGCGCACGACCGCGTCGTCACGCTCCTCTCCGACTGGGGCGAGCGCATGGCGCCGCGCGACTGGCAGCCGAACCCCACCGTCTTCGAGACCGCAGCCGACGACGGCGTCGAGCCGGTCGTCGTCGCGCCGGAGCGGTACCGCTCCACGGGCTTCACCGAGGCCGTGCTGCGCGGGGCGCGCTATGTCGGGGCCGCGAGCATCGCCGATCGCATCGACGCGGCCCTCGCCGAGCTCGCTGCCCCGGGCCGCCGCCTGGTCTACGTCTACATCCCCGAGCTCGACTCGGCCGGGCACGCCCACGGCGCCGCCTCCGAGCAGTGGCTGCACCGCTTGGAGGAGCTGGATGCCGCGCTCGCGCCCGTCGAGCGGCTCCTGCCCGCCGACGCCG contains these protein-coding regions:
- a CDS encoding DNA gyrase/topoisomerase IV subunit B; the encoded protein is MAQSDYNAHHLSVLEGLEAVRKRPGMYIGSTDSRGLMHCLWEIIDNSVDEALGGHGSSIEVILHADQSVEVRDRARGIPVDIEPKTGLSGVEVVFTKLHAGGKFGSGSYAASGGLHGVGASVVNALSERLDVEVDRAGRTWAMSFHRGEPGIFDDGPEGPRPDAPFTPFVSNSVLRDVGKVAKATTGTRIRYWADPQIFTRGAAFQTEDLVGRARQTAFLVPGLRISIADERGDAPSTETFEYAGGISEYAEYLAADAPLTDTWRITGTGTFTETVPVLQANGHMVPTELERECVVDIALRWGTGYETVLKSYVNIIATPKGGTHQAGFEQGLLKLLRAEVEKNARRLKAGSDKLEKDDVLAGLTAVLTVRIPEPQFEGQTKEILGTPGARSIVAAVLTSALKERFASPKRDDKAQTSLVLDKVVSEMKSRISARAHKETQRRKNALESSSLPAKLVDCRSNDVENSELFIVEGDSALGTAKLGRDSEYQALLPIRGKILNVQKASVSDMLSNAECASIIQVIGAGSGRTFDLAQARYGKVIIMADADVDGAHIRTLLLTLFFRYMRPMIDEGRVFAAVPPLHRVVVMNPGSKPNETIYTYSEKELQGVLAALKKSGKRYQDPIQRYKGLGEMDADQLADTTMSRRHRTLRRVRVSDAEMSSKVFELLMGNEVAPRKDFIIAGQGLDRDRIDV
- a CDS encoding DNA gyrase/topoisomerase IV subunit A, yielding MTPPPAPRSSPASTDEPLGERIDDVDLNDEMQGSFLEYAYSVIYSRALPDARDGLKPVQRRILYMMSEMGLRPDRGHVKSARVVGEVMGKLHPHGDTAIYDALVRLAQDFTLRVPLVDGHGNFGSLDDGPAAARYTEARMAPPAMAMVDDLGEDVVDFVPNYDNQLLQPEVLPAAFPALLVNGASGIAVGMATNMAPHNLIEVVGAARHLLDNPGASLDELMAYVPGPDLPTGGTIIGLDGIKDAYATGRGSFKTRAKVSIEPITARKTGIVVTELPYLVGPEKVIEKIKDGVQSKKLAGISDVTDLTDRTHGLRLVIGIKTGFSPDAVLEQLYRYTPLEDGFSINAVALVDGRPQTLGLRELLQVYVDHRIRVVTRRSRYRLDRRRERLHLVEGLLVAILDIDEVIQVIRASDDADQARQRLMSVFDLSTLQSDYILELRLRRLTRFSRIELEAERDQLRAEIAELETLLGDPQRVRAVVGDELEATAERFGTPRRTLLTEASASIAAPRSRGAAPLLEIADSPCRVLLSTTGRAVRVDLGEDAPLTPPARRSKHDAILSAVDTTARGDLVAITSRGRFVRFTPVGLPGVPANSMQLAAGTRLRDYIGLTDATESIVAIVDPAHPAPLAIGTRDGVVKRVTPGAYPPKPEGEVIALKAGDEVVGAAPAPDDRELVFVTSDAQLLHFGAEQVRPQGMPAGGMAGVKLGAGARVVHFSVVDPTAATVVTVSGSSQTIAGTDPGRAKVSDFSEFPGKGRATGGVRCHAFLKGEDALQLAWVGAVPLAVGPDGAARTLPEGGARRDGSGTPLDAVIGSIGSPIA
- a CDS encoding alkaline phosphatase family protein, with product MPGEHGLTGYSAVDAAHDRVVTLLSDWGERMAPRDWQPNPTVFETAADDGVEPVVVAPERYRSTGFTEAVLRGARYVGAASIADRIDAALAELAAPGRRLVYVYIPELDSAGHAHGAASEQWLHRLEELDAALAPVERLLPADAGLLLTADHGMLDVPEHRRLVIAADDPVWEGVRHVAGEPRCLQLALEDDADPAAVLERWRAAEGARAWVVTRQEAIDAGWFGAVRPEVLPRIGDVLVAARAAVAYYDERTATPRSLAMVGQHGSLSPEETRIPLARWGAYAA